The following coding sequences lie in one Allochromatium vinosum DSM 180 genomic window:
- a CDS encoding YhjD/YihY/BrkB family envelope integrity protein: MTPNTSLQTRLEALLWGQNPRQLPRWKAQAIRLGRLVHAVARDLTQGNLTLYAMSLVYTTLLSLVPLLAVSFSVLKGFGVHNQIEPLLANALEPLGESGVEITQQLIGFVDRMQVGVLGALGVGMLFYTVVSLIQKIEQSFNHVWRVDEVRPFAQRFTQYLSVLTIGPVLFFSAVGVSASLGGNPLLRSVLDYEPVSWLMELARLVAPYLMISATFAFIYRFVPNTQVRLVSALIGGLVAGLLWQSVGALFAHFMAGSTQYTAIYSSLAILILLMIWIYLGWLILLVGSSLAFYHQHPELLDSPEREPEPSPRRRERLALSIAARIARAHLAAEPPLDRETLAKAARQPARTIQTTLDLLEQAGYIVRTAEAPAGYVLTRPPEAIAVLDILERVRQWGEHRVVAADRPVEPAIAAIESRIETALAESLKDLSLRDLAAE, encoded by the coding sequence ATGACGCCGAACACCAGCCTTCAGACCCGCCTCGAAGCCCTGCTCTGGGGACAGAATCCACGCCAACTGCCGCGCTGGAAGGCCCAGGCCATCCGGCTCGGACGGCTCGTCCATGCCGTGGCGCGCGATCTGACGCAGGGGAACCTGACGCTCTATGCCATGAGCCTGGTCTACACCACGCTGCTCTCGCTGGTGCCGCTCCTGGCGGTCAGCTTCTCGGTGCTCAAGGGCTTCGGCGTGCACAACCAGATCGAGCCGCTGCTGGCCAACGCGCTCGAACCGCTCGGCGAATCGGGCGTGGAGATCACACAGCAGCTCATCGGCTTCGTCGACCGGATGCAGGTTGGGGTGCTCGGGGCGCTGGGCGTGGGGATGCTGTTCTATACCGTGGTGTCGCTGATCCAGAAGATCGAGCAGTCGTTCAACCATGTCTGGCGCGTCGACGAAGTCCGCCCGTTCGCCCAGCGCTTCACCCAGTATCTGAGCGTGCTGACCATCGGGCCGGTGCTGTTCTTCTCGGCCGTCGGCGTCTCGGCCTCGCTCGGCGGCAATCCGTTGCTGCGTTCGGTGCTGGACTACGAGCCGGTGAGCTGGCTGATGGAGCTGGCGCGGCTGGTCGCGCCCTATCTGATGATCTCGGCCACCTTCGCCTTCATCTACCGCTTCGTGCCCAACACCCAGGTGCGGCTGGTCTCGGCGCTGATCGGCGGTCTGGTCGCGGGCCTGCTGTGGCAGTCGGTCGGGGCGCTGTTTGCGCACTTCATGGCCGGCTCGACCCAGTACACCGCCATCTATTCGAGTCTGGCGATCCTGATCCTGCTGATGATCTGGATCTATCTCGGCTGGCTGATCCTGCTCGTCGGCAGCAGCCTCGCCTTCTACCATCAGCACCCGGAACTGCTCGACTCACCCGAGCGCGAACCGGAGCCGAGTCCGCGCCGGCGCGAACGTCTGGCCCTGAGCATCGCCGCCCGTATCGCGCGCGCCCATCTCGCCGCCGAGCCGCCCCTGGATCGCGAGACCCTGGCCAAGGCGGCGCGCCAGCCGGCACGCACCATCCAGACGACCCTGGATCTGCTGGAGCAGGCCGGCTATATCGTGCGCACGGCCGAGGCGCCGGCCGGTTATGTGCTGACGCGCCCGCCCGAGGCCATCGCGGTGCTGGACATCCTGGAGCGGGTGCGTCAGTGGGGCGAGCATCGGGTGGTCGCGGCCGATCGACCGGTCGAGCCGGCGATCGCCGCGATCGAGTCCCGGATCGAGACGGCCCTGGCCGAGAGCCTGAAGGATCTGAGCCTGCGCGATCTGGCGGCTGAGTGA
- a CDS encoding response regulator, translated as MKILLVDDSKSARYALRLQLQKQGAEVEMAESAEAAFETLKGELPDAILMDHMMPGLNGFEALEVIRDDPRTAAIPVIMCTSHEEPEFVATAQKKGVFGILPKSAAPELLPEMMARLQAELSTAVRTPAPTPAPAPVAEKPAAPPPGLSEDAIIRLFESRLEERLPRLLSPMVDELRRDLSEVVLSETRRLIEERQAAEQSARQAVPTMADLQAISTRLATETLPDLIKRALQTERVQLQEWVDKRVGESLAQTTASEAQERSDADEIARKAVAMARRESKEAVEAALATAQQSIQSLEQRLPSLGPIYALIVLAIVLGLGAAGAVYSLLAPM; from the coding sequence ATGAAGATACTCCTGGTCGACGACTCCAAATCCGCGCGTTACGCGCTCAGGCTGCAACTCCAGAAACAGGGCGCCGAAGTCGAGATGGCCGAGTCGGCCGAGGCGGCCTTCGAGACGCTCAAGGGCGAGCTGCCCGATGCCATCCTCATGGACCACATGATGCCGGGACTCAACGGCTTCGAGGCGCTGGAGGTCATTCGCGACGATCCGCGCACGGCCGCCATTCCGGTCATCATGTGCACCTCGCACGAGGAACCCGAGTTCGTCGCCACGGCACAAAAGAAGGGTGTCTTCGGCATCCTGCCCAAGTCGGCCGCGCCCGAGCTGCTGCCCGAGATGATGGCCCGCTTGCAGGCCGAACTCAGCACCGCCGTCCGTACACCGGCACCGACTCCCGCACCCGCGCCGGTCGCCGAAAAACCCGCCGCCCCTCCGCCCGGTCTGTCGGAAGACGCCATCATCAGGCTGTTCGAATCGCGTCTGGAAGAGCGTCTGCCCCGCTTGCTCTCGCCGATGGTGGACGAACTCAGACGCGACCTGAGCGAGGTGGTACTCAGCGAAACCAGGCGTCTGATCGAGGAGCGCCAGGCCGCCGAGCAGTCGGCCAGACAGGCCGTGCCGACCATGGCCGATCTCCAGGCCATCTCGACACGGCTGGCCACCGAGACCCTGCCCGATCTCATCAAGCGCGCCCTCCAGACCGAGCGCGTCCAGCTCCAGGAATGGGTCGACAAACGTGTCGGCGAGTCGCTGGCACAGACAACGGCGAGCGAAGCCCAGGAACGCTCCGACGCCGACGAGATCGCGCGCAAAGCCGTAGCCATGGCGCGGCGCGAATCCAAGGAGGCCGTGGAAGCGGCGCTGGCGACCGCGCAACAGTCCATTCAGTCGCTGGAGCAGCGGCTCCCGTCGCTGGGGCCGATCTATGCGCTCATCGTGCTGGCGATCGTGCTCGGACTGGGGGCGGCGGGCGCGGTCTACTCTCTGCTTGCACCGATGTGA
- a CDS encoding ABC transporter substrate-binding protein — protein sequence MSIRCKISNCARSTWYSLLFACALAQAGEPAQALETVSLQFKWSHAFQFAGYYAALEQGYYREAGLDVRLLEAVPGLDPLESVLSGQAQYGVGTSSLLLARAAGQPVVVLAVVFQHSPLVLVARQDLTRPGTQGIHDLVGKRVMIEPQSDELVAYLKQEGIRLDRLVQVPHSFEPKDLIAGQIDAMSAYVTNELYYLEDAGMAYQTYTPRSVGIDFYGDNLFTTEQELKKHPQRVRAFREASLRGWQYAMEHPVEIADLILAKYSKQHPRAFYLFEAERMVPLLRTDLIEVGYMNRGRWRHIAATYADLGLLPRDYALDGFLYEPDSRPDLTKLYIALALLTLVSVIAVYVARINRRLGLALDEKSRSEERHRIIFQTTASAGVVWREGFVVTDWNRQAEAVFGWKREEVLGRSFIDFMVPISDRERLTPHLGRLIRENVLPHGINDNLTRDGRVITCEWFNAWLPERPGEPREVVSLANDISERQRLENEIRQLAFFDALTRLPNRRLLLDRLGRVLAALRRDGGHGALMFLDLDNFKPLNDSYGHAVGDLLLVEVARRLCECVREMDTVARFGGDEFVVLLGNLDDDQGLARNHAERLARKILDRVGEPYRLARAQVETAIEHRCTASLGVAVFNEAADEEDILRRADTAMYAAKGEGRNRIAVDAGLPGEAPDREAASHVDRRASHAG from the coding sequence ATGTCGATCCGCTGCAAAATTTCGAATTGTGCTCGCTCGACGTGGTACAGCCTCCTATTCGCCTGCGCGCTGGCCCAGGCCGGCGAACCGGCCCAAGCGCTTGAAACCGTCAGCCTTCAGTTCAAATGGAGCCACGCCTTTCAGTTCGCCGGCTATTACGCCGCCCTGGAACAGGGCTATTACCGCGAGGCCGGCCTGGACGTGCGCCTGCTGGAAGCCGTTCCTGGCCTCGATCCGCTGGAATCCGTACTCTCCGGCCAGGCTCAGTATGGCGTCGGCACCAGTAGCCTTTTGCTGGCCCGTGCCGCCGGGCAGCCGGTCGTGGTGCTGGCGGTGGTGTTCCAGCATTCGCCGCTGGTGCTGGTGGCGCGTCAGGATCTCACCAGGCCGGGCACCCAGGGCATCCATGACCTCGTCGGCAAGCGGGTGATGATCGAGCCCCAGTCCGACGAACTGGTCGCCTATCTGAAGCAGGAAGGCATCCGTCTCGACCGTCTCGTCCAGGTACCCCACAGCTTCGAGCCGAAGGATTTGATCGCCGGGCAGATCGACGCGATGTCGGCCTACGTCACCAACGAGTTGTACTATCTGGAAGACGCCGGCATGGCCTACCAGACCTACACACCCCGCAGCGTCGGCATCGATTTCTACGGCGACAATCTGTTCACCACCGAGCAGGAATTGAAGAAACATCCGCAGCGGGTGCGCGCCTTCCGCGAGGCTAGTCTGCGCGGCTGGCAGTATGCGATGGAGCATCCCGTGGAGATCGCCGATCTCATCCTCGCCAAGTATTCCAAACAGCATCCGCGCGCGTTCTATCTGTTCGAGGCCGAGCGCATGGTGCCGCTGCTACGCACCGATCTGATCGAAGTCGGCTACATGAACCGGGGGCGCTGGCGCCATATCGCCGCGACCTATGCCGATCTGGGTCTGCTGCCGCGCGACTATGCGCTCGACGGTTTTCTGTACGAGCCGGACAGCCGGCCCGACCTGACCAAGCTGTATATTGCCCTGGCCCTGCTGACGCTGGTGAGCGTCATCGCTGTCTATGTCGCGCGCATCAACCGCCGCCTTGGTCTGGCGCTCGACGAGAAGTCACGCAGCGAGGAACGCCATCGCATCATCTTCCAGACCACGGCTTCGGCGGGGGTCGTCTGGCGCGAGGGTTTCGTCGTCACCGACTGGAACCGTCAGGCCGAGGCCGTATTCGGCTGGAAGCGCGAGGAGGTGCTCGGCCGAAGCTTCATCGACTTCATGGTACCGATATCCGACCGGGAACGCCTGACACCACATCTCGGACGCCTGATCCGTGAAAACGTCCTGCCCCACGGCATCAACGACAACCTGACCCGCGATGGTCGCGTGATCACCTGCGAGTGGTTCAATGCCTGGCTGCCCGAGCGGCCGGGGGAGCCGCGCGAGGTGGTGTCACTGGCCAACGACATCAGCGAGCGTCAGCGGCTGGAGAATGAGATCCGCCAGTTGGCCTTCTTCGATGCCCTCACCCGGCTGCCCAACCGGCGTCTGCTGCTCGACCGTCTAGGGCGCGTGCTGGCCGCGCTGCGGCGCGATGGCGGTCATGGCGCGCTGATGTTCCTCGATCTCGACAACTTCAAGCCGCTCAACGACAGCTATGGTCATGCGGTCGGGGATCTGTTGCTGGTCGAGGTGGCGCGGCGGCTGTGTGAGTGCGTGCGCGAGATGGACACAGTCGCGCGGTTCGGCGGTGATGAGTTCGTCGTGCTGCTGGGAAATCTGGATGATGATCAGGGACTGGCACGCAATCACGCGGAACGCCTCGCGCGCAAGATTCTCGACCGGGTTGGTGAACCCTACAGGCTGGCGCGTGCGCAGGTCGAGACGGCGATCGAACACCGCTGCACGGCCAGCCTCGGCGTGGCAGTGTTCAACGAGGCGGCGGACGAGGAAGACATTCTTCGGCGCGCCGATACGGCGATGTATGCGGCCAAGGGTGAAGGGCGCAACCGGATCGCGGTCGACGCGGGTTTACCCGGCGAGGCGCCGGATCGAGAGGCGGCGAGCCATGTGGATCGCCGCGCATCTCATGCCGGGTGA
- a CDS encoding ATP-dependent zinc protease family protein, translating into MPDSESSSSDLILGWREWLALPELGLPAIKAKVDTGARTSTLHAFYVDTFRRDGRLYARFGVHPLQQRADLVIHGEAPVIDRRQVSDSGGHREERYVIETRLALAGQVWPIELTLTNRETMLFRMLLGRTAINGRALVDPEKSFLTGQVQRPWESYGVTDR; encoded by the coding sequence ATGCCTGATTCTGAATCGTCTTCGTCAGACTTGATCCTGGGCTGGCGCGAATGGCTGGCTCTGCCCGAGCTGGGTCTGCCCGCGATCAAGGCCAAGGTCGATACGGGGGCGCGCACCTCGACCCTGCATGCCTTCTATGTGGATACCTTCAGGCGTGACGGACGGCTGTATGCGCGCTTCGGCGTGCATCCGCTCCAGCAGCGTGCCGATCTCGTCATCCACGGCGAGGCGCCCGTGATCGACCGGCGGCAGGTCTCGGATTCGGGCGGGCATCGCGAGGAACGCTATGTGATCGAGACCCGGCTCGCCCTGGCCGGCCAAGTGTGGCCGATCGAGCTGACCCTGACCAACCGTGAGACCATGCTGTTTCGGATGCTCTTGGGACGGACCGCCATCAATGGGCGTGCCTTGGTCGACCCCGAGAAATCTTTCCTGACCGGCCAGGTGCAACGGCCCTGGGAATCCTATGGAGTGACTGATCGATGA
- a CDS encoding alpha-E domain-containing protein, whose amino-acid sequence MLSRVAENIYWLSRYVERAENTARIVSVNANLLLDLPRGIAPGWRPLIDITGANALFEEHYKDYGERQVVRFLIGDERNTGSILSALGAARENCRTIRDFVPRESWELLNELYLHARDDLSKGLTKGGRHVYLKSLIQGVQTMAGMLSGTMLHDQGYDFLHLGRFIERADMTTRLIDVRSANLLPEETTELRPFETIQWISVLKSLTGYQAYRRSEQVRVQRDPVLRFLLQHPAFPRSVGYCLESLRKSLEKLPRNESTLRVTGRLKRTLEGVAPERLDQRQLHAFLDEFQIGIGELHGEIARTWFPPVPELESPSQSQSQSQVQTTAKTDDKEERGR is encoded by the coding sequence ATGCTGTCGCGTGTCGCTGAAAACATCTACTGGCTGTCGCGCTATGTCGAGCGCGCGGAGAACACGGCGCGCATCGTCAGCGTCAATGCCAATCTCCTGCTCGACCTGCCGCGCGGCATCGCCCCCGGCTGGCGTCCGCTGATCGACATCACGGGCGCCAATGCGCTGTTCGAGGAGCATTACAAGGACTATGGCGAGCGCCAGGTGGTGCGCTTCCTGATCGGCGACGAGCGCAATACTGGCTCCATTCTCTCGGCCCTGGGCGCGGCGCGCGAGAACTGCCGCACCATCCGCGACTTCGTGCCGCGCGAGTCCTGGGAGCTGCTCAACGAGCTCTATCTCCATGCCCGCGACGATCTGTCCAAGGGACTGACCAAGGGCGGGCGCCATGTCTATCTCAAGTCGCTCATCCAGGGCGTGCAGACCATGGCCGGCATGCTCTCCGGGACCATGCTGCACGATCAGGGCTACGACTTCCTGCATCTCGGGCGTTTCATCGAACGTGCCGACATGACCACGCGCCTCATCGACGTGCGTTCGGCCAATCTGCTGCCCGAGGAGACCACGGAACTGCGGCCGTTCGAAACCATCCAGTGGATCAGCGTGCTCAAGTCGCTCACCGGCTATCAGGCCTATCGGCGCAGTGAACAGGTGCGGGTGCAGCGCGATCCGGTGCTGCGTTTCCTGCTCCAGCATCCGGCCTTTCCGCGCTCGGTCGGTTACTGTCTGGAATCGCTGCGCAAGAGTCTGGAGAAGCTGCCGCGCAACGAGTCGACGCTGCGCGTTACCGGACGGCTCAAACGCACCCTGGAGGGCGTGGCGCCCGAGCGGTTGGATCAGCGTCAGCTCCATGCCTTCCTCGACGAGTTCCAGATCGGCATCGGCGAGCTGCATGGCGAGATCGCCCGCACCTGGTTTCCGCCGGTGCCCGAGCTGGAATCGCCGTCCCAATCCCAGTCGCAATCACAAGTACAAACGACGGCCAAGACCGACGACAAAGAGGAGAGAGGACGATGA
- a CDS encoding DUF1840 domain-containing protein, which yields MLIRFETPAYATITMFGDVAVTLIKLMGHSGNVPGALLAEDVPAALERLKRAVAEHPHATLDTAMPNPRKGDESPHVSLAHRALPLIELLTAAAREGENVMWE from the coding sequence ATGCTGATCCGCTTCGAGACCCCGGCCTACGCCACCATCACCATGTTCGGCGACGTGGCCGTCACCCTCATCAAGCTGATGGGACACAGCGGCAACGTGCCGGGCGCGCTGCTGGCCGAGGACGTACCGGCAGCGCTCGAACGCCTCAAGCGCGCCGTCGCCGAGCACCCGCACGCCACCCTCGACACGGCCATGCCGAACCCGCGCAAGGGCGATGAGTCGCCGCACGTCAGCCTCGCCCACCGCGCCCTGCCCCTGATCGAGCTGCTGACGGCTGCCGCGCGCGAGGGCGAAAACGTCATGTGGGAGTAG
- the pgl gene encoding 6-phosphogluconolactonase, with amino-acid sequence MPDTSPDFQSFASAEQVAETTTRRLLAAAERAIAERGRFQIVLAGGRTPLAVYRRLVDRPADWARWHVFFGDERCLPADDPERNSLAARAVWLDRVPIPPDNIHPIRAELGAGPAAARYAGLIRDRLPFDLVLLGLGEDGHTASLFPDHAIRDAALVMPVHDAPKPPPDRVSLTPLALGSSRAILILVTGRGKHEALARWRAGADLPVSRIVTSGRLEVLMDAEAAGD; translated from the coding sequence ATGCCCGATACCAGCCCCGACTTCCAGTCTTTCGCGTCGGCCGAGCAGGTCGCGGAAACGACGACCCGGCGTCTGCTCGCCGCCGCCGAACGCGCCATCGCCGAACGCGGACGCTTTCAGATCGTACTCGCCGGCGGACGTACACCGCTGGCGGTCTATCGGCGCCTCGTCGACCGGCCGGCGGACTGGGCGCGCTGGCATGTCTTCTTCGGCGACGAGCGCTGTCTGCCGGCGGACGATCCGGAGCGCAACAGTCTGGCCGCGCGTGCGGTCTGGCTCGACCGGGTGCCGATTCCGCCGGACAACATCCACCCGATCCGCGCCGAGCTGGGGGCCGGGCCGGCCGCCGCGCGCTATGCGGGCCTGATCCGCGACCGGCTCCCCTTCGATCTGGTGCTGCTGGGGCTCGGTGAAGATGGGCATACGGCCAGCCTCTTTCCAGACCACGCCATCCGGGACGCGGCCCTGGTGATGCCTGTCCATGATGCGCCCAAGCCGCCACCGGATCGCGTATCCCTGACGCCTTTAGCCTTGGGGTCGAGTCGGGCCATTTTGATCCTGGTCACGGGTCGAGGCAAGCACGAGGCGCTGGCGCGCTGGCGCGCCGGGGCGGATCTGCCGGTGTCCAGGATCGTCACGTCCGGTCGTCTGGAGGTGCTGATGGATGCCGAGGCGGCGGGCGACTGA
- a CDS encoding uracil-DNA glycosylase family protein, with protein MTTGLPNTKNELDTRQAALLTLHAELETCCRCPKMYGPAVHSESVLSPVMLIGQAPGTREIEQLKPFCWTAGKTLFNWFAPLGLDETAFRARILMSAVCRCFPGKNPKGGDRVPDRDEVARCERWWRGELELLRPRLLLPVGKLAIAQLMPVPRLNDVIGRQWSYRSPEGWEADVIPLPHPSGASTWFKMEPGRTLLAQALDLIAVHPAWRAVLDAEPDQAARA; from the coding sequence ATGACCACTGGACTGCCGAACACGAAAAATGAACTCGACACGCGCCAAGCGGCGCTCCTTACCCTGCACGCCGAATTGGAGACCTGCTGCCGCTGCCCCAAGATGTACGGACCGGCCGTGCACAGCGAGTCGGTACTCTCGCCCGTGATGCTGATCGGTCAGGCGCCCGGCACGCGCGAGATCGAGCAGCTCAAGCCCTTCTGCTGGACAGCCGGCAAGACGCTGTTCAACTGGTTCGCCCCGCTCGGACTCGACGAGACCGCCTTTCGCGCCCGCATCCTGATGAGTGCGGTCTGTCGCTGCTTTCCGGGCAAGAATCCCAAGGGCGGCGACCGGGTGCCGGATCGCGACGAGGTCGCGCGCTGCGAGCGCTGGTGGCGTGGCGAGCTGGAACTGCTGCGTCCGCGTCTGCTGCTGCCGGTCGGCAAGCTCGCCATCGCGCAGCTCATGCCTGTGCCGCGCCTGAACGACGTCATCGGCCGCCAGTGGAGCTATCGTTCACCCGAGGGCTGGGAGGCCGATGTCATCCCGCTGCCGCATCCGTCCGGCGCCTCGACCTGGTTCAAGATGGAGCCGGGGCGCACGCTCCTGGCCCAGGCGCTCGATCTGATCGCCGTGCATCCGGCCTGGCGCGCCGTGCTGGACGCCGAACCGGACCAAGCCGCGCGCGCCTGA
- a CDS encoding glutamine--tRNA ligase/YqeY domain fusion protein: MTDAAESPRTHFIRQIAEADLASGKHDRIVTRFPPEPNGYLHIGHAKSIVLNFGLAESLGGICNLRFDDTNPHKENLEFVEAIQNDVRWLGFDWDDRLYFASDYFERLYGFAVELIEKGLAYVCDLSAEEMREYRGTLTEPGRDSPWRERPVAENLDLFARMRAGEFPDGSRTLRAKIDMASPNINLRDPVLYRIKHGVVHHQTGTAWCLYPTYDYTHPLSDALEGVTHSLCTLEFEDHRPLYDWVIANVSAPSRPRQIEFSRLNLEYTVMSKRRLTDLVGEAHVDGWDDPRMPTLAGLRRRGYTPAAIRVFCERIGITKSDNRVEMAMLENAIREDLDANAPRRLAVLNPLKVVLTNYPEDRTESIELANHPKDPELGTRTLPFARELYIDRADFEETPPKGFKRLVPGGEVRLRGAYVIRCDEVVKNADGEIVELRCWADLDTLGKNPEGRKVKGVIHWVSAEQAVAAEVRLYDRLFNVPMPGAGGSDYRADLNPESRRVLTGAMLEPNLRGVLPGERFQFEREGYFVADPDSTSERPVFNLTVGLRDTWGKSQS; the protein is encoded by the coding sequence ATGACCGACGCCGCCGAGTCGCCACGTACCCATTTCATCCGTCAGATCGCCGAGGCGGATCTCGCCTCCGGCAAGCATGACCGGATCGTCACCCGTTTTCCGCCCGAGCCGAACGGCTATCTGCACATCGGGCACGCCAAATCGATCGTGCTCAACTTCGGTCTGGCCGAGTCGCTGGGCGGGATCTGCAATCTGCGCTTCGACGACACCAATCCGCACAAGGAGAACCTCGAGTTTGTCGAGGCGATCCAGAACGACGTGCGCTGGCTCGGCTTCGACTGGGACGACCGGCTCTATTTCGCCTCCGATTACTTCGAGCGGCTCTATGGCTTCGCCGTCGAGCTGATCGAGAAGGGGCTGGCCTATGTCTGCGATCTGTCGGCCGAAGAGATGCGCGAGTATCGCGGCACGCTCACCGAGCCGGGCCGCGACAGCCCCTGGCGCGAGCGTCCGGTGGCCGAGAACCTGGATCTGTTCGCGCGGATGCGGGCCGGTGAGTTCCCCGACGGCTCGCGCACCCTGCGCGCGAAGATCGACATGGCCTCGCCCAACATCAATCTGCGCGATCCGGTGCTCTATCGGATCAAGCATGGCGTGGTGCATCATCAGACCGGCACCGCCTGGTGTCTCTATCCGACTTACGACTACACGCACCCGCTCTCGGACGCGCTCGAAGGGGTCACACATTCGCTGTGCACCCTGGAGTTCGAGGACCATCGCCCGCTCTACGACTGGGTGATCGCCAACGTCTCGGCGCCGAGCCGCCCGCGTCAGATCGAGTTCAGTCGGCTCAATCTCGAATACACCGTGATGAGCAAGCGCCGCCTGACCGATCTGGTCGGCGAGGCGCATGTCGACGGCTGGGACGATCCGCGTATGCCCACGCTCGCCGGGCTGCGTCGGCGCGGCTATACGCCGGCGGCAATCCGCGTCTTCTGCGAGCGTATCGGCATCACCAAGTCCGACAATCGGGTCGAGATGGCGATGCTGGAGAACGCCATCCGCGAGGATCTGGACGCCAATGCTCCGCGTCGGCTGGCGGTTCTCAATCCGCTCAAGGTCGTGCTCACCAACTATCCCGAGGATCGGACTGAGAGCATCGAGCTGGCCAATCATCCCAAGGATCCCGAGCTGGGCACGCGCACGCTGCCCTTCGCGCGCGAGCTCTACATCGACCGTGCCGACTTCGAGGAGACCCCGCCCAAGGGCTTCAAGCGGCTGGTACCGGGCGGCGAGGTGCGGTTGCGCGGCGCCTATGTGATCCGCTGTGATGAGGTGGTCAAGAACGCGGACGGCGAGATCGTCGAGCTGCGGTGCTGGGCCGATCTCGACACCCTGGGCAAGAATCCCGAAGGGCGCAAGGTCAAGGGCGTGATCCACTGGGTGTCGGCCGAGCAAGCGGTGGCCGCCGAAGTCCGGCTCTATGACCGGCTGTTCAACGTGCCCATGCCGGGCGCGGGCGGGAGCGACTATCGCGCCGATCTCAACCCCGAGTCGCGGCGGGTGCTGACCGGCGCGATGCTGGAGCCGAATCTGCGCGGCGTGCTGCCGGGCGAGCGCTTCCAGTTCGAGCGCGAGGGCTATTTCGTCGCCGATCCCGACTCGACGTCAGAGCGCCCGGTGTTCAACCTCACCGTCGGCTTGCGCGACACCTGGGGCAAGAGTCAGTCCTGA
- a CDS encoding circularly permuted type 2 ATP-grasp protein has protein sequence MSIDWNDYACEGFYDELVEAPGQARDCVDGLLQDLEDLGHDELVARQEAADVAIKEMGITFTVYSEEGGAIDRTWPFDIIPRIIPQSEWTRVEAGLRQRVQALNLFIDDLYHDQRIIADGVFPADVLAKSVNFRPQCVGVNPPLGIWAHICGSDLVRDGDGTLYVLEDNLRVPSGVSYMLENRLVAKRVFPELFEHYAPLPVDDYPSQLFDTLAALSPRPADYPEVVVLTPGIYNSAYFEHAYLAQQMGCELVEGRDLFVDDDDCVYMRTVDGAARVDVIYRRVDDLFLDPEAFRPDSSLGVPGLLRAWKAGKVALANAPGAGVADDKVVYAFVPEIIRYYLDADPIIPNVPTYRCMDPESLAYTLEHMEELVVKPANESGGYGMLVGPASTKAERERFAELIKKDPRNYIAQPALKLSTVPTIIGRTLEPRHVDLRPFILSADRQQVTMGGLTRVAMRKGSLVVNSSQGGGSKDTWILPDCTKE, from the coding sequence ATGAGCATCGACTGGAACGACTATGCCTGCGAGGGCTTCTACGACGAACTGGTCGAGGCGCCGGGTCAGGCCCGCGACTGTGTCGACGGCCTGCTCCAGGATCTGGAGGATCTCGGCCATGACGAGCTGGTCGCGCGTCAGGAAGCGGCGGATGTCGCCATCAAGGAGATGGGCATCACCTTCACCGTCTATTCGGAGGAGGGCGGGGCGATCGACCGCACCTGGCCGTTCGACATCATCCCGCGCATCATCCCGCAGTCCGAATGGACGCGGGTCGAAGCGGGTCTGCGTCAGCGCGTCCAGGCGCTCAATCTGTTCATCGACGATCTCTACCACGATCAGCGCATCATCGCCGACGGCGTCTTTCCGGCGGACGTGCTGGCCAAGTCGGTCAACTTCCGCCCGCAGTGCGTCGGCGTGAATCCGCCGCTCGGGATCTGGGCGCACATCTGCGGCTCGGATCTGGTGCGCGATGGCGACGGCACCCTCTATGTGCTGGAAGACAATCTGCGCGTGCCCTCGGGCGTGTCCTACATGCTCGAAAACCGGCTAGTGGCCAAGCGCGTCTTCCCCGAGCTGTTCGAGCACTATGCCCCGCTGCCGGTCGACGACTATCCCTCGCAGCTCTTCGACACCCTGGCGGCGCTCTCGCCGCGTCCGGCCGACTATCCCGAGGTCGTGGTCCTGACGCCGGGGATCTACAACTCGGCCTATTTCGAACACGCCTATCTGGCCCAGCAGATGGGCTGCGAGCTGGTCGAGGGGCGCGATCTGTTCGTCGACGATGACGATTGCGTCTATATGCGCACCGTCGATGGTGCGGCGCGGGTCGATGTCATCTATCGGCGCGTCGACGACCTCTTTCTCGATCCCGAAGCCTTCCGGCCCGACTCGTCGCTCGGCGTGCCCGGTCTGCTGCGGGCGTGGAAGGCCGGCAAGGTGGCGCTGGCCAATGCGCCGGGCGCGGGCGTGGCCGACGACAAGGTGGTCTATGCCTTCGTCCCCGAGATCATCCGCTACTATCTCGACGCCGATCCCATCATCCCCAATGTGCCAACCTATCGCTGCATGGACCCCGAGTCGCTGGCCTATACGCTCGAACACATGGAGGAACTGGTGGTCAAGCCGGCCAACGAGTCCGGCGGCTACGGGATGCTGGTCGGCCCGGCCTCGACCAAGGCCGAGCGCGAGCGCTTCGCCGAGCTGATCAAGAAGGATCCGCGCAACTACATCGCCCAGCCGGCGCTCAAGCTCTCGACGGTGCCGACCATCATCGGGCGCACGCTCGAACCCAGGCACGTGGATCTGCGGCCCTTCATCCTCTCGGCGGATCGTCAGCAGGTCACGATGGGCGGACTGACGCGGGTGGCCATGCGCAAGGGGTCGCTGGTGGTCAACTCATCGCAGGGCGGCGGGAGCAAGGACACCTGGATTCTGCCGGATTGCACCAAAGAGTGA